Proteins from a genomic interval of Streptomyces sp. Tu6071:
- the rfbB gene encoding dTDP-glucose 4,6-dehydratase — protein sequence MRLLVTGAAGFIGSAYVRMLLAPGPVEVSHVTVLDKLTYAGRIDNLDVTHPRLSFVQGDICDAALVDRLMSRADQVVHFAAESHVDRSIAGADAFVRTNVTGTQTLLDAALRRGVGRFVHVSTDEVYGSVAAGRFTEEDTLGPTSPYAASKAGSDLVALSYHRTHGLDVRVTRCSNNYGPRQFPEKIIPLFVCRLLTGAEVPLYGDGEHVREWLHVEDHCRGVDLVRTGGRPGEVYNLGGGTELTNRELTELLLKACGGTWDQVRHVADRKGHDRRYSILDVKARSELGYRPRRDFESGLAETVAWYRDHRSWWEPLAGGPGR from the coding sequence ATGCGTCTGCTGGTCACCGGCGCGGCCGGCTTCATCGGTTCCGCGTACGTCCGGATGCTGCTCGCGCCCGGCCCCGTCGAGGTCTCCCATGTCACCGTGCTGGACAAACTGACCTACGCGGGCAGGATCGACAACCTGGACGTCACGCACCCGCGGCTGAGCTTCGTCCAGGGAGACATCTGCGACGCCGCGCTGGTGGACCGCCTCATGTCCCGGGCCGACCAGGTGGTGCACTTCGCGGCCGAGTCCCACGTCGACCGGTCCATCGCCGGCGCGGACGCGTTCGTGCGTACGAACGTGACCGGCACCCAGACGCTCCTCGACGCGGCACTGCGCCGGGGGGTCGGCCGCTTCGTGCACGTGTCCACCGACGAGGTCTACGGGTCCGTCGCGGCCGGCCGCTTCACCGAGGAGGACACTCTCGGCCCCACCTCCCCCTACGCGGCGTCCAAGGCGGGCTCCGATCTGGTCGCTCTCTCCTACCACCGCACCCACGGCCTGGACGTCCGGGTGACCCGGTGCAGCAACAACTACGGGCCGCGGCAGTTCCCCGAGAAGATCATCCCCCTCTTCGTCTGCCGACTGCTGACGGGCGCCGAAGTACCGCTGTACGGCGACGGCGAGCACGTACGGGAGTGGCTGCACGTCGAGGACCACTGCCGCGGGGTGGATCTCGTACGCACCGGCGGGCGTCCGGGCGAGGTCTACAACCTCGGCGGCGGCACCGAGCTGACCAACCGCGAACTGACGGAGCTGCTGCTCAAGGCCTGTGGCGGCACCTGGGACCAGGTGCGCCACGTGGCGGATCGCAAGGGGCACGACCGGCGGTACTCGATCCTCGACGTCAAGGCCCGCAGCGAACTGGGCTACCGCCCTCGGCGCGACTTCGAGTCCGGGCTCGCCGAGACGGTTGCCTGGTACCGGGACCACCGCTCCTGGTGGGAACCGCTCGCCGGTGGCCCCGGGCGGTGA
- a CDS encoding TauD/TfdA dioxygenase family protein — MSDIITTAFEVRPLTSALGAEIHGVRLEDITDADFAELRRLLLKHLVIFIPDQEGWSAESRIAFGRRFGELEEHAYLPHLDGHPQIQIIDSEQNGKIPIWHTDMTYAPNPPIGSVLQIVDGPAQGGDTMWSNQYLAYEGLSAPLRDLLDGLTAVHSIHIPGLDSQAEHPVVRVHPETGRRALFVNRAHTSHIAQLNRNESDALLQYLYRFSTSPEFTCRYQWRPGSVAIWDNRVTQHYAVDDYSEHRRGLRVVVLGDTPSGDKPRWDHYRPVPGQRYVPDWVNAKEAY, encoded by the coding sequence GTGTCAGACATCATCACCACGGCCTTCGAGGTCAGGCCGCTCACCAGTGCGCTGGGCGCCGAGATCCACGGCGTACGCCTCGAGGACATCACCGACGCGGACTTCGCCGAGCTGCGGCGGCTGCTGTTGAAGCACCTGGTGATCTTCATTCCGGACCAGGAAGGCTGGTCGGCCGAGTCGCGCATCGCCTTCGGCCGCAGGTTCGGCGAGCTGGAGGAGCACGCCTACCTCCCTCACCTGGACGGGCATCCGCAGATCCAGATCATCGACTCGGAGCAGAACGGCAAGATCCCGATCTGGCACACCGACATGACCTACGCCCCGAACCCGCCCATCGGCTCCGTCCTGCAGATCGTGGACGGTCCCGCACAGGGCGGCGACACGATGTGGTCGAACCAGTATCTGGCGTACGAGGGGCTGTCCGCGCCGCTGCGCGATCTGCTCGACGGGCTCACCGCCGTCCACTCCATCCACATTCCGGGCCTGGACAGCCAGGCCGAGCACCCCGTCGTGCGGGTCCACCCGGAGACGGGCCGCCGGGCCCTGTTCGTCAACAGGGCTCACACCTCGCACATCGCGCAACTGAACCGGAACGAGAGCGACGCGCTCCTGCAGTACCTCTATCGCTTCTCCACCTCCCCCGAGTTCACCTGCCGCTACCAGTGGCGGCCGGGCTCGGTGGCGATCTGGGACAACAGGGTCACGCAGCACTATGCGGTCGACGACTACTCCGAGCACCGCCGGGGCCTGCGCGTCGTGGTGCTCGGCGACACCCCCTCGGGCGACAAGCCCCGCTGGGACCACTACCGCCCAGTGCCGGGGCAGCGCTACGTACCGGACTGGGTCAACGCCAAGGAAGCGTACTGA
- the rfbA gene encoding glucose-1-phosphate thymidylyltransferase RfbA yields the protein MKGIILAGGNGTRLQPLTLVGSKQLAPVYDKPMVYYPLSMLMLTGIDDVLIIARPAELVLFRKLFGDGSRLGMRIDYAAQEKPRGVADAFLVGASHIAGEECALILGDNLFHGAKLPSMLRKTVRKLRGCVLFGHQVAEPQHFGVAEIDAKGRLVSIEEKPKQPRSNLAIPGLYFFDDTVTDIARGLRPSRRGELEITDVLRAYLAEGRADLVWLGRGVTWLDAGTHESLLDAGRFVRDIQHHQGISLGCVEEIAMYMGFIGAEACYRLGAEMDGSPYGQYVMRSALAHQLNPTPGELMEE from the coding sequence GTGAAGGGCATCATCCTGGCGGGCGGCAACGGGACCCGGCTCCAGCCCCTCACCCTCGTGGGTTCCAAACAGCTCGCTCCGGTCTACGACAAACCCATGGTGTACTACCCGTTGTCCATGCTGATGCTCACCGGCATCGACGACGTGCTCATCATCGCCCGGCCCGCGGAACTCGTGCTGTTCCGCAAGCTGTTCGGCGACGGCAGCAGACTGGGCATGCGCATCGACTACGCGGCCCAGGAGAAGCCGCGGGGTGTCGCCGACGCCTTCCTCGTCGGGGCCTCGCACATCGCGGGCGAGGAGTGCGCCCTGATCCTCGGTGACAACCTCTTCCACGGCGCCAAGCTGCCCTCCATGCTGCGCAAAACGGTGCGCAAGCTGCGCGGCTGTGTCCTCTTCGGGCACCAGGTCGCCGAGCCCCAGCACTTCGGCGTCGCCGAGATCGACGCGAAGGGCCGGCTTGTCTCCATCGAGGAGAAACCGAAGCAGCCGCGCTCCAACCTCGCGATCCCCGGCCTGTACTTCTTCGACGACACGGTGACGGACATCGCCCGCGGGCTGCGCCCCTCCAGGCGCGGTGAGCTGGAGATCACGGACGTCCTGCGCGCGTACCTGGCCGAGGGCCGCGCCGACCTGGTGTGGCTCGGCCGGGGCGTCACCTGGCTGGACGCCGGAACCCACGAATCGCTGCTCGACGCGGGCCGGTTCGTCCGGGACATACAGCATCACCAGGGCATCAGCCTGGGCTGCGTCGAAGAGATCGCCATGTACATGGGCTTCATCGGCGCGGAGGCCTGCTACCGCCTCGGCGCCGAGATGGACGGCTCGCCCTACGGCCAGTACGTCATGCGCAGCGCCCTCGCCCACCAGCTCAACCCGACACCCGGCGAGCTGATGGAGGAGTGA
- a CDS encoding alpha/beta fold hydrolase, producing the protein MGAATDGARQGADEESPTHVTTTTRTLDVPGARLCYDVRGHGPLLLMIGSPMGSRGFTALATLLAADFTVVSYDPRGILRSTLSDPEQPAPPELVADDVRRLIAELDAGPAHVFGNSGGATTGLALLARHPDAVRSLVTHEPPVTELLPDARQVRAAIDDLCEDYAAGRRDVALRKYSALSGVGFASPPPAGQASTRALYTPPKDVRAILDRFFGRILQPTTRYQPDVDALRTASVPVVVAGGTTSRGQLYHRTAAALAELLDTPLAAFPAGHTGFQEHPEPFADLLREAFAPHRHTRMERNGTQLPGQPPVGAHTEPLDH; encoded by the coding sequence ATGGGTGCGGCGACGGACGGCGCCCGGCAGGGCGCGGACGAGGAGAGCCCGACCCACGTCACCACCACGACCCGAACCCTGGACGTGCCGGGAGCACGGCTCTGCTATGACGTACGCGGCCACGGCCCCCTGCTCCTGATGATCGGTTCGCCCATGGGCAGCAGGGGGTTCACAGCCCTCGCGACCCTGCTCGCCGCGGACTTCACCGTTGTGTCCTACGACCCCCGCGGCATCCTGCGCAGCACCCTCAGCGACCCGGAACAGCCGGCCCCGCCCGAGCTGGTCGCGGACGACGTGCGCCGGCTGATAGCGGAGCTGGACGCCGGACCGGCGCACGTGTTCGGCAACAGCGGCGGAGCCACCACCGGTCTGGCCCTGCTCGCCCGGCATCCGGACGCGGTGCGCAGCCTGGTGACGCACGAGCCCCCGGTGACCGAGCTCCTGCCCGACGCGCGGCAGGTGCGGGCCGCCATCGACGATCTCTGCGAGGACTACGCCGCAGGGCGCCGGGACGTGGCCCTGCGCAAGTACTCGGCCCTGTCCGGTGTCGGCTTCGCCTCGCCGCCTCCGGCCGGGCAGGCGTCGACCCGTGCGCTGTACACGCCGCCGAAGGACGTCCGGGCGATCCTCGACCGCTTCTTCGGCCGCATTCTCCAGCCCACCACGCGCTACCAGCCCGACGTCGACGCGCTGCGGACCGCGTCCGTCCCCGTGGTCGTGGCGGGTGGCACGACGTCCCGGGGGCAGCTCTACCACCGGACCGCGGCGGCCCTCGCCGAGCTGCTCGACACCCCGCTGGCCGCCTTCCCCGCAGGACACACCGGTTTCCAGGAACACCCGGAGCCCTTCGCCGATCTGCTCCGCGAGGCGTTCGCACCGCATCGTCACACCAGGATGGAGCGAAATGGAACACAACTTCCAGGCCAGCCGCCAGTGGGAGCGCATACAGAACCGCTGGATCACTGA
- a CDS encoding UbiA family prenyltransferase: protein MAHVRTWRPYTLWYVGLVGLAGHAITSDRRDDARMVAAWAVPTLIWVAAHYLGDYLDRELDAVSKPQRPIPSGLIRPRTAVCCGTVLAAAAVVTAAVVNYRTLMVTAAGIGGALAYNGFFKARGLLGNLVRGSLTGGALVFGAMTASDLPPVRILLFVPVFWAHDAASNLVGTLRDVAGDRAGGYATFPVRRGPRTAVRTAAGLYALAVSAAAAGLLTMAGDREGGLVTLLVAAGLGGGAFGMLYASGPEPPAHLALRSHEVLVVERMVLAAVFLVPGLGGLVAIGILAPMLAVTLGTQQAMRARHEFPHGVPARPDGDAAAPARFS, encoded by the coding sequence ATGGCCCATGTACGCACCTGGCGGCCGTACACGCTCTGGTACGTGGGCCTGGTCGGCCTAGCCGGACACGCCATCACCAGCGACCGGCGCGACGACGCGCGGATGGTGGCGGCCTGGGCCGTGCCCACCTTGATCTGGGTCGCGGCGCACTATCTCGGCGACTATCTCGACCGCGAGCTCGACGCGGTCAGCAAACCGCAACGGCCCATTCCCTCGGGTCTGATCCGCCCCCGCACGGCGGTCTGCTGCGGCACTGTCCTGGCCGCGGCCGCCGTCGTCACGGCGGCCGTCGTCAACTACCGCACCCTCATGGTGACCGCGGCCGGTATCGGCGGGGCGCTGGCCTACAACGGCTTCTTCAAGGCCAGGGGGCTGCTGGGCAATCTGGTGCGCGGATCGCTGACCGGCGGGGCGCTCGTCTTCGGGGCAATGACGGCCTCGGACCTCCCTCCGGTGCGCATCCTCCTGTTCGTCCCGGTGTTCTGGGCGCACGACGCCGCGTCCAATCTCGTCGGCACGCTGCGCGACGTCGCCGGTGACCGCGCTGGCGGATACGCCACCTTCCCGGTCCGCCGCGGGCCCCGGACAGCCGTCCGGACGGCGGCGGGGCTCTACGCGCTGGCCGTCTCCGCGGCCGCGGCGGGCCTGCTCACCATGGCGGGGGACCGGGAGGGCGGCCTCGTGACGCTCCTGGTCGCGGCGGGACTCGGCGGCGGTGCCTTCGGCATGCTGTACGCGTCCGGACCCGAGCCCCCGGCCCATCTCGCCCTGCGGTCGCACGAGGTCCTGGTCGTCGAACGGATGGTGCTGGCTGCCGTGTTCCTGGTACCGGGCCTCGGCGGTCTCGTCGCAATCGGGATTCTCGCTCCGATGCTCGCCGTCACGCTCGGCACCCAGCAGGCCATGCGTGCCCGGCACGAGTTCCCGCACGGCGTTCCCGCCCGCCCCGACGGGGACGCGGCGGCACCGGCCCGCTTTTCCTGA
- a CDS encoding prenyltransferase/squalene oxidase repeat-containing protein, which produces MDSRVDSSVARAAQALFAIQRPEGSWPNRRPTAVLGTAGAVVALHLADPERSRDLIERGAQWLVAAQNADGGWGGVPRAASQLVPTVVTASALTLTAPRTAGEPARRALDLIRSLGGVESLADPGMVHMATTFLALAGLRSLHGSRRIPLELLLLPRRLWRPRLSFRAAPFVAMAFIQAHDAAPKGVGGLLHRLARPTALRLLQEMERGENDRGGYGGDNWLAAVVCIGLCRTGAPAHMIAATVDYLRSNVRPDGSWHIMQGLDLIGGSYVARGLADAGYRDDPRLARARQWLRGCQQDQAFPLYDAPPGGWGWEGPHGWPNFLDSANVLAALTPASREEPAEHLRTGLDWLVSRQDGRGSWGTFVPDTTLANDGPCPYTTAQCVESLLDGGLSRGDPRIAKALDWLLAAQRPDGTYEALWYRGLTAATATALVALARGGVGDHPAARRAREALLAGQLADGSWGPGDTGTPGDDPSRGTVEETAWALRGLLAAGLPAQDDRLRRAAEWIVSAQGDDGLWDANPVCLHIRRLAYYADGLIGNGLVLRALGAYRSALAAGPVARREAS; this is translated from the coding sequence GTGGACAGCCGAGTGGACAGCTCGGTCGCGCGCGCCGCGCAGGCGCTGTTCGCGATCCAGCGTCCAGAGGGTTCCTGGCCGAACCGTCGCCCCACCGCGGTCCTGGGGACCGCCGGCGCCGTGGTCGCCCTGCACCTCGCCGACCCGGAGCGCTCACGCGATCTGATCGAGCGGGGGGCACAGTGGCTGGTGGCCGCCCAGAACGCGGACGGCGGCTGGGGCGGTGTGCCCCGCGCCGCCTCGCAGTTGGTGCCCACCGTGGTGACGGCGTCGGCCCTCACGCTGACGGCTCCGCGAACGGCCGGGGAGCCTGCGCGGCGTGCGCTGGACCTGATCAGGTCGCTCGGCGGTGTGGAGTCGCTCGCCGACCCCGGGATGGTCCACATGGCCACGACGTTCCTCGCCCTCGCCGGGCTGCGGAGCCTGCACGGATCGCGGCGCATCCCCCTGGAGTTGTTGCTGCTGCCCCGGCGGCTCTGGCGGCCGCGGCTCTCCTTCCGGGCCGCGCCCTTCGTGGCCATGGCGTTCATCCAGGCACACGACGCCGCCCCGAAGGGCGTCGGAGGGCTCCTGCATCGGCTGGCCCGGCCGACCGCGCTGCGCCTGCTCCAGGAGATGGAGCGCGGGGAGAACGACCGCGGAGGATACGGCGGGGACAACTGGCTCGCCGCCGTGGTCTGTATCGGCCTGTGCCGCACCGGGGCCCCCGCGCACATGATCGCCGCCACCGTCGACTACCTGCGCTCGAACGTACGGCCCGACGGCTCCTGGCACATCATGCAGGGGCTCGACCTGATCGGCGGGTCCTACGTCGCCCGCGGCCTGGCGGACGCCGGTTACCGGGACGATCCGCGGCTGGCCCGGGCCCGGCAGTGGCTGCGCGGGTGCCAGCAGGACCAGGCGTTCCCCCTCTACGACGCCCCGCCGGGCGGCTGGGGCTGGGAAGGCCCCCACGGGTGGCCGAACTTCCTGGACAGCGCCAATGTGCTGGCCGCGCTCACCCCCGCCAGCCGCGAGGAGCCCGCGGAACACCTGCGGACCGGTCTCGACTGGCTCGTCTCGCGGCAGGACGGCCGGGGCTCGTGGGGGACCTTCGTCCCGGACACCACACTCGCCAACGACGGCCCTTGCCCCTACACGACGGCCCAGTGCGTCGAGTCCCTGCTCGACGGCGGTCTGTCCCGCGGCGACCCCCGGATCGCCAAGGCCCTGGACTGGCTGCTCGCAGCCCAACGGCCGGACGGCACCTACGAGGCCCTGTGGTATCGGGGCCTCACCGCGGCGACGGCGACGGCGCTCGTGGCCCTGGCCCGCGGCGGAGTGGGCGACCACCCCGCGGCGCGGCGCGCCCGCGAAGCGCTCCTGGCAGGACAGTTGGCCGACGGTTCCTGGGGCCCGGGCGATACCGGCACGCCCGGCGACGATCCGTCGCGGGGCACCGTCGAGGAGACCGCCTGGGCCCTGCGCGGCCTGCTCGCCGCCGGTCTGCCCGCCCAGGACGACCGGCTGCGGCGGGCGGCGGAATGGATCGTCTCGGCGCAGGGCGACGACGGCCTCTGGGACGCGAACCCGGTCTGTCTGCACATCCGGCGTCTGGCCTACTACGCGGACGGCCTGATCGGGAACGGGCTCGTACTGCGGGCGTTGGGCGCCTACCGCAGCGCTCTCGCTGCCGGCCCGGTGGCGCGACGGGAGGCGTCGTGA
- a CDS encoding fumarylacetoacetate hydrolase family protein codes for MLICRYTDHGRRGYGRVVHEENGDLLAPVRYDGRARRWVGGIGPARPLSEVTLLPPAEPTKIACVALNYAPQGSPTGPGRPANPAACSVVLKPPSTLVGHGAVVGHPGEPWELRHEAELAVVIGTACKGVPAERAAEVVAGYTCADDLTAYVRRAPEEPSGHPPVWAKHFDTFTPLGPWLTTDLDPADVPITCRVNGEVRQDGGTRGLLTPVHEIVAVVSRHMSLLPGDVILTGTPTGSGPLSVGDRVEVSLAGIGTLSHTVGAATDRLWTPDPTVNGGVPAGSVADRPATRSA; via the coding sequence GTGTTGATCTGCAGATACACCGACCACGGCCGGCGCGGGTACGGGCGCGTCGTACACGAAGAGAACGGTGATCTCCTCGCGCCCGTACGGTACGACGGCCGGGCCCGGCGCTGGGTCGGGGGCATCGGTCCGGCGCGTCCGCTCAGCGAGGTCACGCTGCTGCCACCCGCCGAGCCGACCAAGATCGCCTGTGTCGCGCTCAACTACGCGCCGCAGGGGTCGCCGACCGGCCCCGGGCGCCCTGCGAACCCCGCGGCCTGCTCCGTTGTACTCAAGCCGCCGTCGACGCTGGTCGGGCACGGAGCCGTGGTCGGCCACCCCGGAGAGCCCTGGGAGCTGCGGCACGAGGCCGAGTTAGCGGTGGTGATCGGGACGGCCTGCAAGGGTGTCCCCGCAGAGCGCGCGGCGGAGGTCGTGGCGGGATACACCTGCGCCGACGACCTCACCGCGTACGTGCGCAGGGCCCCGGAGGAACCGAGCGGGCACCCGCCGGTCTGGGCGAAGCACTTCGACACCTTCACGCCGCTGGGGCCGTGGCTGACCACCGATCTCGACCCGGCGGACGTACCGATCACCTGCCGGGTCAACGGCGAGGTCCGCCAGGACGGCGGCACCCGCGGCCTGCTCACCCCGGTGCACGAGATCGTCGCGGTGGTCAGCCGGCACATGTCTCTGCTTCCCGGCGATGTGATCCTCACCGGGACCCCGACCGGCTCGGGCCCCCTGTCGGTGGGCGATCGGGTCGAGGTGTCCCTTGCAGGGATCGGCACCCTGAGCCACACCGTCGGCGCGGCGACGGACCGGCTGTGGACGCCCGACCCGACGGTGAACGGCGGCGTGCCGGCCGGCAGCGTCGCGGACCGTCCTGCGACGAGGAGCGCCTGA
- a CDS encoding FAD-dependent oxidoreductase has protein sequence MTTGQPDTAFDTDVLICGSGVAGTAAACALGRVGLRVTLVDKRQTQPSLWKGEVLQPGSLDSLHTWGSLGHLEARRAVRLSRLVARTADGEELMAMDFATLGGERPWMLAHGYSTILECMAASLGPTVRLRRGVLAKELATDGGGRVSGVRATVDGTAVDIRARLVVAADGMSSRLRGLAGIDAEPVAYDHRLLSFELPGTLPVDDEVSAHVTDRGLVMLYPLPDARIRVYVQVGAGELRGAGPAGLRRWCAGLVDQVPALRPIAGLLQAHLEHRQLMPVWHYRAPALVRPGIVLLGEAAHVVHPLAAQGMNTSIDEAEGLASRLADVDITDGPAVDRALRGYEDDRMSRIEAVHAMSHNAARMMTSTSRGGRIMGRRLMRGTAGSRRLSYLVTYNMSGLGMRPLTRFDRLVQLGVVPDLRARSFTPPRSAGHRAGSGTPAGRDNGQRD, from the coding sequence GTGACGACCGGACAGCCGGACACCGCCTTCGACACCGACGTGCTGATCTGCGGTTCCGGGGTCGCCGGGACGGCGGCGGCCTGCGCCCTCGGCCGAGTGGGTCTGCGGGTGACCCTGGTGGACAAGCGGCAGACCCAGCCCTCGCTCTGGAAGGGCGAGGTGCTCCAGCCCGGGTCCCTGGACTCCCTGCACACGTGGGGCTCGCTCGGCCACCTCGAAGCCAGGAGGGCGGTCCGGCTGAGCCGCCTCGTCGCCCGCACAGCCGACGGGGAGGAGCTGATGGCGATGGACTTCGCGACGCTCGGCGGCGAGCGGCCCTGGATGCTCGCCCACGGCTACTCGACGATTCTGGAGTGCATGGCCGCCTCGCTCGGCCCGACGGTGCGTCTGCGCCGCGGTGTGCTGGCCAAGGAGCTCGCCACGGACGGCGGGGGCCGTGTCTCGGGGGTGCGCGCCACGGTGGACGGCACGGCCGTAGACATCCGGGCCCGCCTGGTCGTGGCGGCCGACGGCATGTCCTCGCGCCTGCGGGGGCTCGCGGGGATCGACGCCGAGCCCGTCGCGTACGACCACCGGTTGCTCTCCTTCGAGCTGCCCGGCACGCTGCCGGTGGACGACGAGGTGTCGGCCCACGTCACGGACCGCGGCCTGGTCATGCTCTATCCGCTGCCGGACGCGCGGATCCGGGTCTACGTCCAGGTGGGGGCCGGCGAACTCCGCGGGGCCGGACCGGCCGGGCTGCGGCGCTGGTGCGCGGGGCTCGTTGATCAGGTACCCGCGCTGCGCCCGATCGCGGGGTTGCTCCAAGCGCACCTGGAACACCGTCAGTTGATGCCGGTCTGGCACTACCGGGCACCGGCGCTCGTCCGGCCCGGCATCGTCCTGCTCGGGGAGGCGGCGCACGTGGTCCATCCCCTGGCGGCTCAGGGGATGAACACCTCGATCGACGAGGCGGAGGGGCTGGCGTCCCGGCTCGCGGACGTTGACATCACCGACGGCCCCGCTGTCGACCGGGCGCTGCGCGGCTACGAGGACGACCGGATGAGCAGGATCGAGGCCGTGCACGCCATGAGTCACAACGCGGCGCGCATGATGACCAGCACCTCCCGCGGCGGCCGGATCATGGGCCGGCGCCTCATGCGCGGCACCGCCGGAAGCCGCCGCCTGAGCTATCTGGTCACGTACAACATGTCGGGCCTCGGCATGCGCCCGCTCACCAGGTTCGACCGGCTCGTGCAGTTGGGGGTCGTACCCGATCTGCGAGCGCGGTCGTTCACGCCCCCGCGATCTGCCGGGCACCGGGCCGGCAGTGGAACCCCGGCAGGCCGAGACAACGGACAGAGGGATTGA
- a CDS encoding putative sugar O-methyltransferase translates to MEHNFQASRQWERIQNRWITEDAGADLTQLKSDSRNFKLSLWDPSTNGVRYLKTLAYNLGMALTPQELARISRTPNREVGGPTTVRCQGETLCLDYLQATFEVGFIESEIDLDAARVLEIGAGYGRTCHMIMSNHDLSGYCIVDLKNTLELSRAYLREVLDEPRFKLIDFIEVESLAGTSLRSERFDLCINIHSMTEMAPETVRSYLDLIDATCSAFYVKNPVGKYIDKSLDGYLQGEEAVQMALENGPLRQLLDIHDSEAVRAAVPAFVDGYRPGSAWTCVGDGRALPWSYLWQALYKNPHR, encoded by the coding sequence ATGGAACACAACTTCCAGGCCAGCCGCCAGTGGGAGCGCATACAGAACCGCTGGATCACTGAGGACGCCGGCGCCGACCTGACGCAGCTGAAGTCCGACTCGAGGAACTTCAAGCTCTCCCTCTGGGACCCGTCGACGAACGGGGTCCGCTACCTCAAGACGCTGGCCTACAACCTGGGCATGGCGCTGACCCCGCAGGAGCTGGCGCGGATCAGCAGGACCCCCAACCGGGAGGTCGGCGGCCCGACCACGGTTCGGTGCCAGGGCGAGACGCTCTGCCTGGACTATCTGCAGGCAACGTTCGAGGTCGGTTTCATCGAGAGCGAGATCGACCTGGACGCCGCCAGGGTCCTGGAGATCGGCGCCGGTTACGGACGCACGTGCCACATGATCATGTCCAACCACGATCTCTCCGGCTACTGCATCGTCGATCTGAAGAACACGCTGGAGCTGAGCAGGGCCTATCTGCGCGAGGTCCTGGACGAGCCCCGCTTCAAGCTGATCGATTTCATCGAGGTCGAGAGCCTGGCGGGCACCTCCCTGCGCTCGGAGCGTTTCGACCTGTGCATCAACATCCACTCGATGACCGAGATGGCTCCGGAGACGGTCCGGTCCTATCTCGACCTGATCGACGCGACCTGCTCGGCCTTCTACGTGAAGAACCCGGTCGGCAAGTACATCGACAAGAGCCTGGACGGCTATCTGCAGGGCGAGGAGGCCGTACAGATGGCGCTGGAGAACGGGCCCCTGCGACAGCTGCTGGACATCCACGACAGCGAGGCGGTGCGGGCCGCGGTTCCCGCCTTCGTCGACGGGTACCGGCCGGGCTCCGCCTGGACCTGCGTCGGTGACGGCCGCGCCCTTCCGTGGAGCTACCTCTGGCAGGCCCTCTACAAGAATCCGCACCGGTGA